A genomic segment from Clarias gariepinus isolate MV-2021 ecotype Netherlands chromosome 11, CGAR_prim_01v2, whole genome shotgun sequence encodes:
- the LOC128533334 gene encoding olfactory receptor 142-like produces MNYSSGVIYLSLDGYVELEKYRYVYFVIVLTLYLLIISCNGLVIFIIFTNKSLHEPMYIFVAALLCNALFGATALYPKLLTDLLSEIHIVSFESCIFQSFCIYTYSASEFTLLSAMAYDRYVSICKPLQYRTLVKMSTVKKLLCCCWVAPCCGIGISAILTYQRKLCKFSLNRIVCDTSSMIKLGCTDFLVSTIYGLFIVSIVVFPSLFFVFFSYSKILSVCLINSNDFRRKALQTCLPHLLIFISFSITGCFEIINTRLEENMPHVFTMIMSMENVVIPPLLNPIIYGLKLKEILNRIKKLLWKSKTHLEFMNIWIFNQRAISTLFALSVWGKVTLSKGLREAVNTVIFFP; encoded by the exons ATGAATTATTCTTCTGGTGTCATATATTTATCCCTGGATGGTTATGTGGAGTTAGAGAAATATagatatgtttattttgtaattgtTCTCACACTTTACCTGTTGATCATAAGTTGTAATGGTctggtcatttttattatatttacaaacAAAAGTCTCCATGAGCCCATGTACATTTTTGTTGCTGCTTTACTTTGTAATGCTCTCTTTGGAGCAACTGCTCTTTATCCCAAACTGCTTACTGATTTACTGTCTGAAATTCATATTGTTTCTTTTGAATCCTGCATATTTCAATCTTTTTGCATTTATACATATTCTGCTTCAGAGTTTACACTGTTATCAGCTATGGCCTATGACAGATATGTATCCATCTGTAAACCATTACAATATAGAACACTTGTAAAAATGTCCACTGTTAAAAAACTCTTATGTTGTTGTTGGGTTGCTCCTTGTTGTGGAATAGGCATTAGTGCAATATTAACATATCAACGTAAGCTGTGTAAATTTAGCCTAAATAGAATAGTTTGTGATACCAGTTCAATGATTAAACTGGGCTGTACAGACTTTTTAGTAAGTACTATATATGGGCTTTTTATTGTAAGCATTGTTGTGTTTCCTTCactattttttgtgtttttctcataTAGCAAAATACTTTCAGTCTGTTTAATTAATTCAAACGATTTCAGAAGAAAAGCTCTACAAACCTGCTTACCACATCTTTTAATTTTCATCAGTTTCTCTATTACAGGGTGTTTTGAAATTATAAATACTAGATTAGAAGAAAACATGCCTCATGTGTTCACTATGATCATGTCAATGGAAAATGTTGTTATTCCTCCTCTGTTAAATCCAATTATATATGGACTGAAACTAAAGGAAATTTTGAATAGAATTAAGAAACTGCTTTGGAAAAGTAAGACACAT CTTGAGTTCATGAACATCTGGATTTTCAACCAG agggcgatctccacactttttgctttgagtgtttgggggaaagtcACGCTCTCCAAGGGCTTGAGGGAGGCTGTGAACACTGTGATCTTCTTCCCATGA